Genomic window (Wenzhouxiangella marina):
CGCCGTCCGATCTGCTCTTCGACGACAGCTTCGAAGTCCTGCCGCCGCCCTGATATGGATCGATTGGCCGCTTCCCTGGCGGCAGCGGTGCTTTGCGTGCTCGCCGGAGGCTGCGCGCGTGAAGAGCCTGCGGGGGCGGCGCTCGAGGAGCTGCTGCCCGGCGATTCGGGCGTGATCTTCGAGCACCGCAACGGATCCGACGGCACTCTGTCCATCGTTTCGATCATGGGGTCCGGCGGTGCGCTTGTCGATCTGGACCGGGACGGCGATCTCGATCTCTTCCTGCGCCAGGGCGCCGTCGAGGACGGTGCTGGTGATCAGCTCTTCCGTAATCTGCTGCGCGAGACCGGGCAGCTGCGTTTCGAGCGGGCCCAGACCTTGCCTCTCGGCCCAAGCGCGCGACACGGGATGGGCGTTGCCGTCGGGGATCCGAACGGCGATGGCTGGCCGGATCTGTTTCTCACTAACGCAGGTGAGGATGTGCTGCTGATCAACGAGGAGGGCTTCCTGCGGGAGGTCGACGGTCCGTGGAAGGAGGCGCGCTGGTCGACGGCCGCGTCCTTCTTCGACGCCGATGGTGACGGTGATGAGGATCTGTTCGTGGCGCGCTACGTCGACTACAGCGACGAGGCGCCGGTCCGCTGCACCACGCCCGATTCCAGACCCGATTACTGCGGCCCCCAGAGCTATCCCTCAGCACCGGACGCGTTCTATGAAAACCGGAATGGCACGTTCCTGGATCGGAGCGTCGCGTCCGGGATCGGCGCATCACGCCGCGCCGGCCTGGGTGCCGTCGTCCTCGACATCGATCGGGACGGACGTCCGGACCTGCTGGTCGCCAATGACGCTGACGAGAACCAGGTCTGGATCAACCAGGGCGGGTTGCGCTTCGTCGATGAGGGCGTGATCCGCGGGCTGGCCGTGAACGCCGATGGCAAGCGTGAGGCAAGCATGGGCATCGCGGTGGCCGACGTGGTGGATGAAGGCGAATTCCGTATTCTGATGACGCACCTCGAATCGGAATCGAACACGCTCTATGTCGCGGATCGACCCGGGATGTTCCGAGATCGGACGAACGGCAGCGGCCTGGCGATTCCCTCGCTGCCCTACACGGGCTTCGGCACCGCGTGGCTGCACCTCGATGAGGATTCGCTTCTGGACCTGCTGGTGATCAATGGTGCCGTGTCGATCGACCGCGCCCAGCAGACGGCAGGAATCGATCCGCCCCTGCGAGAAGTCAGCCAGGCCTTTCTACAGCAGCCATCGGGTGGCTTCATCGAGCTCGAGCCGCAGCGGGCGCCGGCGCTCGCCCAGCCCATGGTCGGTCGCGGCCTCATCGTCGGGGATCTGGATGACGATGGTGATCTGGATGCGGTGGTGACGCGCAACAATGCATCGCCGATCGTGCTGGTCAACCGTCACCACTCGACGCTGCCCTGGTTCGGTCTGCGTCTTCAGCGATGGACCGGCCGGGGATGGAGCGAAGCGCTAGGTGCGGAGCTGTTGCTGAGTTTCGCCGACGGACGCCAGGCCCGGCACCGCTACCACGTCGATGGCAGTTATCTGGCCTCTGGCGATGGAAGAATCCGCGTCCGCCTCGGTCCGCAGGACCGGGTCGAGTCCATGGCGATTCGCTGGCCGTCGGGACGAACACAGACCCTCGCGCCGCCGCCCACGGGGGCCTACACGACGATCAGAGAGCCCTCGCCATGATGCGCCTGGTCACGCTCGCCTGCGTTCTGCTGCTGGTTGCCTGCGGGCAGGAGGATACGGCGACGCCATTGGCGGCCATCCCGGAGCTCGACCCGGCCGGGCTCGAGGCCGAAGTGGCAGCACACCTGGAGGAGGTCCGGGGCGCGGTCGCAACCGCCGGCCCCGATCGCGAGCAAGGAGCGGAGGCCTGGTACGAGTTCGCTCGCGTCCATCACGCCTACGGGCAGTTTCGCGCCGCTCGCGAGGGCTATCGCAATGCACTGCTGCTGCAACCGGACCTGGTCGAGGCGCGCTATCTTCTTGGCGTGACGGAGAACCGGCTTCACCGGGCTGACGCCGCCTACACAGCGTTCCTGGCCGTCGCGGGGGCCTGTGCCTCTCCGACGATCGCTTGCGGCGTCGACGCCGCCACCGTCGAACTGGCGCTCGCGGAGACGGCCTTCTCGCTGGCCGATGTCGATGCTTCCTTGGGCCATGCGCAGGAAGCGGTCGCCCTCCGCCCCGACGATGCCGCCGCCTGGGTGGTGCTGGCCAGGATCGAGCGTGAGCAGGGGCGAGTCACTTCGGCGATCGAGGCGCTGGAACGGGCGCGTTCGCTGGCGCCGGAGGCCAACAGCTTCT
Coding sequences:
- a CDS encoding CRTAC1 family protein: MAASLAAAVLCVLAGGCAREEPAGAALEELLPGDSGVIFEHRNGSDGTLSIVSIMGSGGALVDLDRDGDLDLFLRQGAVEDGAGDQLFRNLLRETGQLRFERAQTLPLGPSARHGMGVAVGDPNGDGWPDLFLTNAGEDVLLINEEGFLREVDGPWKEARWSTAASFFDADGDGDEDLFVARYVDYSDEAPVRCTTPDSRPDYCGPQSYPSAPDAFYENRNGTFLDRSVASGIGASRRAGLGAVVLDIDRDGRPDLLVANDADENQVWINQGGLRFVDEGVIRGLAVNADGKREASMGIAVADVVDEGEFRILMTHLESESNTLYVADRPGMFRDRTNGSGLAIPSLPYTGFGTAWLHLDEDSLLDLLVINGAVSIDRAQQTAGIDPPLREVSQAFLQQPSGGFIELEPQRAPALAQPMVGRGLIVGDLDDDGDLDAVVTRNNASPIVLVNRHHSTLPWFGLRLQRWTGRGWSEALGAELLLSFADGRQARHRYHVDGSYLASGDGRIRVRLGPQDRVESMAIRWPSGRTQTLAPPPTGAYTTIREPSP